In Sporosarcina psychrophila, a genomic segment contains:
- a CDS encoding proline racemase family protein: protein MVMIGNCIRTIDAHTMGEAARIVIDGIPEIRGNSMMQKKNYMKTEMDHIRKLLMHEPRGHLNMFGAILTEPCNVECDLGVLFMDSGGYLNMCGHGTIAAVTIAIDQGLIEKRDKVLLDTPSGVVECYIVYDNDKVKEVSFINVPAFLLKKNVSVLVDDVGHVNLDISFGGSFFAIVDAKQFNLELNIEEQDKIVALGIAIRKAVNEQLTIVHPEIPEINTVDLVEFSLEVEKNHYKNTVVFGDGQIDRSPCGTGTCAKLATLDLNKGEEIIQESIIGSRFKGAVVDYTEVQNIKAIIPKITGSAWMTGIHQFSLDATDPYVEGFLLK from the coding sequence ATGGTGATGATAGGGAATTGTATACGGACGATTGATGCCCATACTATGGGTGAAGCAGCCAGAATTGTGATTGATGGTATTCCAGAAATCCGAGGGAATAGCATGATGCAAAAGAAAAATTATATGAAAACTGAAATGGATCATATACGGAAGCTACTGATGCATGAACCACGAGGACATTTGAATATGTTTGGTGCAATTTTAACTGAACCTTGCAATGTGGAATGTGATCTTGGTGTATTATTTATGGATAGTGGCGGCTATCTAAATATGTGTGGGCATGGAACGATTGCGGCTGTAACAATAGCAATCGATCAAGGGCTGATTGAGAAACGGGACAAGGTATTATTGGATACACCCTCTGGAGTTGTTGAATGTTATATCGTGTACGACAATGACAAAGTTAAAGAAGTGTCTTTTATTAACGTACCCGCATTTTTGTTGAAAAAGAATGTAAGCGTTTTAGTAGATGACGTAGGGCATGTCAATTTGGATATATCATTCGGCGGTAGTTTCTTTGCGATTGTGGATGCCAAGCAATTCAATTTGGAATTAAATATTGAAGAACAAGATAAAATTGTGGCACTTGGTATTGCGATTAGGAAAGCTGTAAATGAGCAACTAACAATAGTACATCCTGAAATTCCAGAAATTAATACAGTTGACCTTGTGGAATTTAGTTTAGAAGTAGAAAAGAATCACTATAAAAATACAGTTGTTTTTGGAGACGGACAAATTGACAGATCGCCTTGTGGAACAGGGACATGCGCGAAACTTGCAACGTTAGATCTTAACAAAGGTGAAGAAATCATCCAAGAAAGTATCATTGGATCACGATTTAAAGGGGCAGTCGTTGATTATACGGAAGTCCAAAATATTAAAGCAATTATACCGAAGATTACTGGATCTGCATGGATGACAGGGATTCATCAGTTTTCATTAGATGCAACAGACCCATATGTAGAAGGTTTTTTATTAAAATAA
- a CDS encoding PTS sugar transporter subunit IIB: MKILAVCGNGLGTSFILSMNVNKALKELNIDAECKNMDLASAKSEAADYYIGTPEIMEQLQDGNRKTIGIINMVSAVEIQKALTSHILGEQ, from the coding sequence ATGAAAATTTTAGCAGTGTGTGGGAACGGACTAGGAACGAGTTTTATTCTGTCAATGAACGTAAATAAAGCACTAAAAGAATTGAATATTGATGCCGAATGCAAAAATATGGACTTAGCGAGTGCAAAATCAGAGGCAGCTGATTACTACATTGGTACCCCTGAAATTATGGAACAATTGCAAGACGGTAATAGAAAAACAATTGGTATCATTAATATGGTCAGTGCAGTTGAAATCCAGAAAGCGTTGACTTCTCATATCTTAGGGGAGCAATAA
- a CDS encoding PTS ascorbate transporter subunit IIC — translation MFDLIMKDILGTPAILVGLFALFGLLLQKKAITDVVSGTLKTIMGFIILGAGAAVLVGSLDIFGNMFEKAFNIQGVIPNNEAIVAMAQTAFGAETAMIMLIGMLVNIVIARYTKFKYIFLTGHHTMFMACLLAAVLSTSGMGSVMIVIVGSLILGALMVLLPAMLQPTVREITGSDDIAVGHFGSFGYFVAAKVAKLTGDKTKSTEDVKVPKSLGFLRDSSVALALTMAIMFFVVALVVGPTYIEENLSDGANFLVFSLLQAITFAAGVFIILAGVRMLIAEIVPAFKGIADKIVPNAKPALDVPIVFPFAPNAVIIGFLSSFAAGLLSMFLLPLAGLAVIVPGLVPHFFCGAASGVFGNAVGGRRGAIIGAFVQGLLISFLPAMLMPVLGSLGFEGTTFGDSDFGVIGILIGYIINFFN, via the coding sequence ATGTTTGATCTGATAATGAAGGATATTTTAGGAACACCTGCCATTTTGGTTGGTTTGTTCGCTTTATTTGGTTTACTATTGCAGAAGAAAGCAATTACTGATGTTGTTTCTGGAACATTAAAAACCATAATGGGCTTCATTATTCTTGGAGCAGGTGCGGCTGTATTAGTAGGTTCACTTGACATCTTCGGAAATATGTTTGAAAAAGCATTCAATATTCAAGGTGTTATCCCGAACAATGAAGCAATTGTAGCTATGGCACAAACTGCTTTCGGTGCTGAAACAGCTATGATTATGTTAATTGGTATGCTGGTTAACATAGTCATAGCAAGATACACGAAATTTAAATACATCTTCTTAACTGGGCATCACACAATGTTCATGGCTTGTTTACTTGCTGCTGTTCTGTCAACTTCGGGCATGGGTAGTGTAATGATAGTAATCGTAGGCTCACTTATTTTAGGTGCATTAATGGTTCTACTACCTGCAATGCTACAACCTACAGTAAGAGAAATTACGGGCTCGGATGATATTGCTGTAGGTCACTTCGGTTCATTCGGTTATTTTGTAGCAGCTAAAGTTGCTAAATTGACTGGAGACAAAACGAAATCGACTGAAGATGTAAAAGTGCCAAAATCACTTGGGTTCTTACGTGATTCTTCTGTAGCATTGGCATTAACAATGGCAATTATGTTCTTTGTGGTTGCTTTGGTTGTTGGTCCTACATACATTGAAGAAAACCTGAGCGATGGTGCAAACTTCTTAGTGTTCTCTTTGTTACAGGCAATTACGTTCGCCGCGGGTGTATTCATTATCTTGGCGGGTGTTCGTATGTTAATAGCGGAAATCGTTCCTGCATTTAAGGGAATCGCAGATAAAATTGTTCCAAATGCGAAACCTGCATTAGACGTTCCTATCGTATTCCCATTTGCACCAAACGCAGTTATCATTGGATTCTTATCAAGCTTTGCAGCAGGACTGTTAAGTATGTTTTTACTACCGCTTGCAGGGTTAGCTGTTATCGTCCCCGGACTCGTTCCACACTTCTTCTGTGGAGCTGCTTCCGGAGTATTCGGCAACGCAGTGGGTGGGCGTAGAGGTGCTATAATTGGTGCTTTTGTACAAGGATTGTTAATCAGTTTCCTTCCCGCAATGTTGATGCCTGTTCTAGGTTCACTTGGATTTGAAGGTACAACTTTTGGTGATTCTGATTTCGGTGTTATAGGTATTCTAATAGGATATATAATCAATTTCTTCAACTAA
- a CDS encoding sigma-54 interaction domain-containing protein produces the protein MNTIPIEHSHYYLNTLIETSSDAIAIINALGEVEYWNSQAEQIYGIPLAAIKNNKISTFFKKEDLKLLEILETKKPVYNVYHQPLPDKHVLISSSPILDSDGNLIGAISIDQDITSIVKLNEKLSLTTTELQKVKQQYNLQGQIGPFSEIKGHSSAIQSTKELALKVAKTDATVLIQGESGVGKELFAQGVHEASLRKDQPFIPINCGAIPEALFESEFFGYEKGSFTGAHKDGKAGKVEMADGGTLFLDEIGMLPLDMQVKLLRVLQEREVSRIGGNVSIKVNSRIVAATNSNLEDMIKKGLFREDLYYRLNVVTLKISPLRERIEDIPILVTSFVQEYCAKYQKEIPTLLNSAMEMFTNYQWPGNIRELRNVVERMIIIIDNSTIHAEDIMAIFPVTTDNLVNKKGLAQEKAQLEHERIKEVLIETYGNKSAAAKKLGISRVSLYNKIKQYNIDV, from the coding sequence ATGAATACTATCCCCATTGAACATTCGCACTATTATTTGAACACATTAATCGAAACGAGTTCTGATGCAATTGCCATTATTAACGCCTTAGGAGAAGTAGAATATTGGAATTCTCAAGCTGAACAAATTTACGGAATACCGCTGGCAGCTATAAAAAACAACAAGATTAGTACCTTTTTTAAAAAGGAAGATTTAAAGTTATTAGAGATTCTTGAAACGAAAAAGCCCGTTTATAATGTCTATCATCAACCCCTCCCGGATAAGCATGTCCTCATAAGCTCATCCCCTATTCTAGATAGTGATGGGAACTTAATCGGAGCCATTTCAATCGATCAAGACATAACAAGCATTGTAAAATTAAATGAAAAGTTATCATTAACAACTACAGAATTACAAAAGGTCAAACAACAATATAATTTACAGGGACAAATAGGTCCTTTCTCTGAAATTAAAGGACATAGTAGTGCCATACAATCCACAAAGGAATTAGCGTTAAAAGTTGCGAAGACAGATGCGACGGTGTTAATTCAAGGGGAAAGTGGTGTAGGTAAAGAACTTTTTGCACAAGGCGTACACGAAGCAAGCTTACGTAAAGATCAACCTTTTATCCCCATAAATTGTGGTGCAATTCCCGAAGCTCTTTTTGAAAGCGAGTTCTTTGGGTATGAAAAAGGATCTTTTACAGGCGCTCACAAGGACGGAAAAGCTGGAAAAGTGGAGATGGCTGACGGCGGTACATTATTTCTAGACGAAATTGGGATGTTACCTCTTGATATGCAAGTAAAGTTACTTCGTGTCTTACAAGAAAGAGAAGTTTCTCGAATAGGTGGCAACGTATCAATAAAAGTAAATAGCCGAATCGTCGCTGCAACTAATAGTAATTTAGAAGACATGATTAAAAAAGGGCTATTCCGCGAAGATTTATATTACCGCTTAAATGTTGTTACTTTGAAAATCTCCCCACTCCGAGAGCGAATCGAGGATATCCCAATTTTAGTCACTAGTTTCGTTCAAGAGTATTGCGCAAAATATCAAAAAGAAATACCCACACTTCTGAACAGCGCCATGGAGATGTTCACAAACTACCAGTGGCCAGGTAATATTCGAGAACTACGAAATGTTGTTGAACGAATGATTATCATTATTGATAATTCAACGATTCATGCAGAAGACATTATGGCTATATTCCCCGTCACAACTGACAACCTTGTAAACAAAAAAGGATTAGCCCAAGAGAAAGCTCAATTGGAACATGAGCGTATCAAAGAAGTACTTATTGAAACATACGGAAACAAAAGTGCCGCAGCAAAAAAATTAGGTATTTCGAGAGTCAGTCTTTATAATAAAATTAAACAGTATAATATTGATGTTTAA
- a CDS encoding proline dehydrogenase family protein, producing MGLTRDFFILLSQNKVLNSGAKRWGLKLGAQSVVAGTSVEQMVESVKQLNAKGIAATIDNLGGFVFEKQEAIEAKTQILAVIEAIHEHALDAHISLKPTQLGLDIDYDFCLDNLKEIVAKANDYAIFINFDMEDYGHLQPSFDIIDELSNDYTNIGTVIQAYFYEADENLQKYKDYRMRIVKGAYKEPENLAYQDKKDIDQNYIRLIEYHLLNGKFSSIATHDHHVINHVKKFAKDNNISKDKFEFQMLYGFRNELQLELANEGYKFCTYVPFGVDWYGYFMRRLAERPQNLNLVAKQMFNKKTNTMIGIGASAFLLGRVSKKKRI from the coding sequence ATGGGATTAACAAGAGATTTCTTTATTTTACTGTCACAAAACAAAGTTTTGAATAGCGGTGCAAAACGATGGGGGTTAAAACTAGGGGCACAGTCAGTTGTTGCAGGAACGAGCGTTGAACAAATGGTAGAAAGCGTAAAGCAATTAAATGCAAAAGGTATTGCTGCAACAATCGATAACCTTGGGGGATTTGTTTTCGAGAAGCAAGAGGCGATTGAGGCAAAAACACAAATCCTAGCAGTCATCGAAGCGATTCATGAACATGCATTGGACGCGCATATTTCTTTGAAGCCTACACAGCTTGGCTTAGATATTGACTATGATTTCTGCTTAGATAATCTAAAAGAAATTGTTGCGAAAGCAAACGACTATGCTATATTCATCAATTTTGATATGGAGGATTATGGACATTTACAGCCATCCTTTGACATCATTGATGAGCTTTCAAATGACTACACGAATATCGGAACAGTTATCCAAGCCTATTTTTATGAGGCGGATGAAAACCTTCAGAAATACAAAGACTACCGCATGCGAATCGTTAAAGGTGCTTACAAAGAGCCAGAAAACTTAGCGTATCAAGATAAAAAAGATATTGATCAGAATTATATTCGATTGATTGAATATCATTTGCTGAATGGTAAATTTTCGTCTATCGCAACACATGACCATCATGTTATCAATCATGTTAAAAAGTTTGCGAAAGATAATAATATCTCCAAGGACAAGTTTGAATTCCAAATGCTATATGGCTTTCGGAATGAATTACAACTGGAGCTTGCTAATGAGGGGTATAAATTCTGTACATATGTACCATTTGGAGTAGATTGGTATGGCTATTTCATGCGTCGACTGGCGGAGCGGCCACAAAACCTTAATCTTGTTGCGAAGCAGATGTTCAATAAAAAGACCAATACAATGATCGGCATTGGGGCTAGCGCATTTTTATTAGGTAGAGTCAGTAAAAAGAAAAGGATCTAA
- the brnQ gene encoding branched-chain amino acid transport system II carrier protein: MEKKMPFSQLIAIGFMLFAMFLGAGNVIFAPMLGQEAGTNTWIAMGGFLITGVGMVLLAIIALTRGGGTVEKLAGRVHPLFATVFSILLFLTLGPIYVVPRTTSVVYEIAINPLVLDKSNTSLFLFIFSLLFIVLTIYLSWNTTKFVDRLGKIITPIFVVLLIVLVGKSIITPMGSFGEPQGDYIKGAFLKGFTQGYYTMDVLAAFVFGGIFIKSISAFGIKSEKEVSKLFIKAGIITIIGLVALQISMAWIGASSVNPIGYMANGGEVLAQSAIVLFGQFGIYIIGTVILLTGITTNVACLAAVAEYFERIVPTVSYKKWLIVFASLGLVITNFGLTTILTLASPILLLLYPIAIALIVLIFANNLFNGHQSVYVGTVIGVGFVAILDALKEATIFPEAINTMFGFIPLFENGAGWVVTGIIGFVIGLVVAKSRKESVTLINIAGEEVH; this comes from the coding sequence ATGGAGAAAAAAATGCCGTTTTCACAATTAATAGCGATTGGTTTTATGCTTTTTGCTATGTTCTTAGGTGCTGGAAACGTTATTTTTGCACCAATGTTAGGTCAAGAGGCAGGAACAAATACATGGATTGCGATGGGGGGATTCTTAATAACAGGTGTTGGAATGGTTCTTCTTGCAATTATTGCATTAACGCGTGGGGGAGGAACTGTTGAAAAACTAGCGGGAAGGGTACATCCCCTATTTGCAACAGTATTCTCAATACTACTATTCCTAACGCTTGGGCCGATTTATGTGGTTCCACGAACAACATCAGTGGTCTATGAAATTGCGATCAATCCGTTAGTGCTAGATAAATCAAATACCAGTCTCTTTCTTTTTATTTTCTCGCTGTTATTTATTGTCCTGACGATTTACCTATCATGGAACACTACAAAGTTTGTGGATCGCTTAGGTAAAATCATAACGCCGATTTTTGTAGTGCTCTTAATTGTACTTGTTGGCAAGTCCATTATTACACCTATGGGGAGTTTTGGGGAACCTCAGGGCGATTATATAAAGGGTGCCTTCTTAAAAGGATTCACCCAAGGCTATTATACAATGGATGTTCTAGCGGCTTTTGTATTCGGGGGAATATTCATCAAATCAATTAGTGCCTTTGGCATAAAGTCTGAAAAAGAAGTATCCAAGTTATTTATTAAAGCTGGAATAATTACAATTATTGGTTTGGTGGCTTTACAAATCTCAATGGCATGGATAGGTGCTTCCAGTGTTAATCCAATTGGCTATATGGCTAATGGTGGAGAAGTATTAGCGCAAAGTGCTATCGTCTTATTTGGACAGTTCGGGATTTATATTATCGGAACTGTTATTTTGTTAACAGGAATCACGACAAACGTTGCTTGTTTAGCAGCTGTTGCGGAGTATTTTGAAAGAATTGTGCCTACTGTTTCATATAAAAAGTGGTTGATAGTATTTGCTTCTTTAGGTTTAGTTATTACAAACTTTGGACTTACGACTATTCTGACGTTGGCGTCTCCAATTTTGCTTTTACTCTACCCAATAGCAATCGCTTTAATCGTTCTAATATTTGCAAACAACTTGTTTAATGGCCATCAATCGGTTTATGTAGGAACTGTGATTGGTGTCGGTTTTGTTGCAATTCTTGATGCTTTAAAGGAGGCGACTATTTTTCCAGAAGCCATCAATACGATGTTTGGATTTATCCCTTTATTTGAAAATGGTGCGGGATGGGTTGTAACGGGGAT
- a CDS encoding BglG family transcription antiterminator: MLESRSLNTYFQLMKLKPVQLSWFIDMLNLSGRQFQYDVEKINNYLIGEGMSPIRISNDRILIPTEVINFWKDNNTDFTTNQFSFDQEERVIIILLYTFIRREPLSNFHFQNTFGISKNTVSADVKRVNRFCIDFRVEMRYTREQGYHLKGSEEDKRNLMLKAISILKVKPHAHEKFTFIFQQQQFENQYDLYQQILKDFEQQYSFTFIEERLDEFIYLLQMIHIRQRQQKRVLIYPDTVSFLEKKKAFIVSGLIQQRLGYTTHPEEVSFLTIQLLGICQGEVSPTRTDTLLEITEQIVVSFERYACIQLLDRNKAIETLYLHFKPAYYRMLFKIPITNALLAEIKEEHHDLFTVVKEVLKPIEEMLNIKIPEDEVGFLTLHFGGLLKLDSESQSKVFRALIVCPNGISSSIMLENQLKSLFPQFHWTSSLSSYDFQHLDEAKYDLVFSTVLLKTKKPLYMIRPIMSEMEKNELVQTVKGMTLQQPYHYPTSDELMKIIRQYADIKQPELLKSALQHALFQKDSLNTRRKQPVLKDLLIEENIQFMDEIENWKDAIKKAAEPLLVNDSITNQYIDVMIENVETMGPYIIIGEQIAIPHARPEFGVKKLGMSLLKLKKSAHLLNSEANQVEIFICLAAIDNQTHLKALAQLTKLLSDPIKLQYLKEAETKQDILDLVSEFSVQ; encoded by the coding sequence ATGTTGGAGAGCAGAAGCTTGAATACATATTTCCAATTAATGAAATTGAAGCCAGTACAGCTATCCTGGTTTATTGACATGCTGAACTTATCCGGACGTCAGTTTCAATATGATGTAGAAAAAATAAATAACTACTTAATTGGCGAGGGAATGTCACCGATTCGCATTTCAAATGACCGAATTCTCATACCAACTGAGGTTATTAATTTTTGGAAAGATAACAACACAGATTTTACAACAAATCAATTTTCTTTTGACCAGGAAGAACGCGTGATCATTATCTTGTTATATACCTTTATCAGGCGCGAACCCCTTTCTAATTTTCACTTTCAAAATACTTTTGGAATTAGTAAAAATACTGTCAGTGCAGATGTAAAACGGGTCAATCGGTTTTGTATCGATTTCCGAGTTGAGATGCGCTATACACGTGAGCAAGGATATCATTTAAAAGGATCAGAAGAAGATAAGCGGAATTTGATGCTCAAGGCGATTTCAATATTGAAAGTTAAGCCACATGCACATGAGAAATTCACTTTTATATTTCAGCAGCAACAGTTTGAGAATCAATATGATCTTTATCAGCAAATTTTGAAGGATTTTGAACAGCAATATTCATTTACATTCATTGAAGAAAGATTGGATGAATTTATTTACTTACTTCAAATGATCCATATTCGCCAACGGCAACAAAAAAGGGTGTTGATTTATCCGGATACGGTGAGTTTTCTAGAAAAGAAAAAAGCTTTCATAGTTTCGGGATTGATTCAGCAACGTTTAGGATATACGACTCACCCGGAAGAAGTATCCTTTCTAACAATCCAGCTGCTCGGTATATGCCAAGGAGAAGTTAGCCCTACTAGGACTGATACTCTGCTTGAAATCACGGAACAAATTGTTGTTAGTTTTGAACGTTATGCATGTATCCAATTGCTAGATAGAAACAAAGCAATTGAAACGTTATATTTGCATTTTAAACCGGCTTATTACCGAATGCTCTTTAAAATACCAATTACAAATGCGTTGCTTGCTGAAATTAAGGAAGAGCATCATGATTTGTTTACAGTTGTAAAGGAAGTACTAAAACCTATTGAAGAAATGCTGAATATTAAAATACCTGAAGATGAGGTTGGCTTCCTCACCCTTCATTTTGGTGGGTTACTTAAGCTGGATAGTGAGAGTCAAAGTAAAGTATTCAGGGCTCTAATTGTTTGTCCAAATGGGATTAGTTCCAGCATAATGCTAGAAAACCAATTAAAATCGCTTTTTCCGCAATTTCATTGGACTTCATCGCTTTCATCCTATGACTTTCAGCATCTCGATGAAGCGAAGTATGATTTAGTATTTTCCACTGTTTTACTTAAAACAAAAAAACCGTTGTATATGATTAGACCGATCATGAGCGAAATGGAAAAGAATGAACTCGTCCAAACGGTAAAAGGGATGACGCTTCAACAGCCTTACCATTATCCAACTTCGGATGAATTAATGAAAATCATTCGCCAATATGCAGACATCAAACAGCCAGAGTTGTTAAAAAGTGCATTGCAGCACGCGTTATTTCAAAAGGATAGCTTGAATACGAGGAGGAAACAACCGGTGCTAAAAGATTTATTAATCGAAGAAAATATTCAATTTATGGATGAAATCGAAAATTGGAAAGATGCAATCAAGAAAGCAGCAGAACCGCTACTGGTAAACGATTCAATTACAAATCAATATATTGACGTAATGATTGAGAACGTTGAGACAATGGGACCGTACATTATCATTGGTGAGCAAATTGCAATCCCTCATGCACGCCCAGAATTCGGTGTTAAAAAATTAGGAATGAGCTTGTTGAAACTAAAAAAATCTGCGCACTTATTAAACAGTGAAGCCAATCAAGTTGAAATATTTATTTGTTTAGCTGCGATTGATAATCAAACACACCTAAAGGCGTTGGCTCAATTGACAAAGTTGTTAAGTGATCCTATTAAATTGCAATATTTAAAGGAGGCGGAGACAAAACAGGATATTCTTGACTTAGTTTCAGAGTTCTCAGTTCAGTAG